In the Triticum aestivum cultivar Chinese Spring chromosome 2B, IWGSC CS RefSeq v2.1, whole genome shotgun sequence genome, TATCATTATTTGATGtccaaaaaaaaacttcatcatcCAAAAACACATAATAAATCCTGAATAAAATATCTCGTTGGTTCAATTTTACCCAGAATAATAATGTGTTTATTACATTTTTACGCATTTTCTGGTTTAAGCAGTGCAAATCATAATATTTATTAACTTAAACGCACTGGAAAAACAGAAAATCGCGACAGTGATTTTGGCCCGAAATACCCCACAGCTACACGTAAAACGGCCCAGCCCAgaatttttttttgtgtgtgtgttttcgCTGGACTGACATAACCTGGGCCGCAGCCCACAGCCGGAATCGGCCCATTGGCGTCCGCCGGCCCAGCGCGGAGCCGAGCGATGCTGCCGGCCGTCCGATTGGAATCGACAGTCCGCGTCGATCGCGGCTGGAACAAAAACAGCCGCCCGGCCAGAACCCTAGCTCATTTCCCCCTCGACCCCCCGCATTTCACGCTCGACAGGGAGCGGCGATGGCGTTCGACGGCGGCTCGAGGCGCGCCGGCCATGGCGGCGCGCCGGCTGCGCTCGCCGGAGGAGCGTGCAGCAGGATGAATCCCGCGCGCTCCCCCGTCGAGCGTGGCCCCAGCGTCCGTGCACATGGCGCATCAAGGAGGGTGGAGGGACGCCGGCCACCGCGGCATGAGGAGCGACGGCGACTTGCTCGGCGTCGGCCAAACAAGGGCGCGTCCATttgagcggcagcggcggcggcgccactTCGTTCCGTGCGTCGTCCCGAGgacggcggcgtcgcggcgtcttcaccctcgcGCAACGGTGGGCGCTGCGCGGGCCCCGAAGGGAAGAGGCGAGTACGCGGCGCGTTAGGTGAGGATTCTCCTCATTCTTTTCAAATCGTGTACATCAGTGCTTGATTTGGGGGAAAACATTCCTAATTGCAGAATTAGGGTTCTTACGAATTTGGGGAAAAAAATCTAGGGTTCTTACACATGAGGGGTTGCTACTGTTGACGTGCGTGTATCCCTCTGCCTTCTATGTTGATAATGCATACGGAAACAGGACTTAAACATGATCAATACTAATCAACTTAACATGAAGGTGAGCATTAGATCTTAACTTAGATTAATTAGAATTGATGAACTTAGGTGGCAATACTGATCCGTAGCAAATTGGAATTAAaacatcatcaacagtgggcaaTTGACATCAACATCAAAAAACAGTAGCAATCAAACTTGATCTACAGAGGGCCTAAACTTGAGATTGGTTTACTGAACATGATATAGGGATCTAAAAGCAATCATATCTGGCGATTGATACCATTGTTGGAAAAATTATGCATCTCTGGGATGCTATTAGCAGGAACAGATTGCATCTAGAACACCTAAAACATGAACAGAGAAAAGGTTTAGGGGATCATTACGTGTCACGGAAGTGGACATGATCGCCTGCTTGGTGCAGGCTTGATGCAGAGGTGATGTAGTCGAGGTAGAAGTCCTCCTCAACGTCCTGATGCCCTCAGGACGCCACCGGCACTGCccggcgacggcagcagcggctggAGTAGGTCTTCCCGTCGCTGCAGCGCTCCCCCTGATCGGATGGGGTGAGAGAATATCGGGAGGGGAGTGAAACCGTACGTGAATTGTGATCGCGCAGGCTGCCAACCCTCTCCCGTTCCCTTTTATCTAGCGCTGGCGACAGGGGACCTAAACCATCAGTTGGTTTGGGTGCCCCCGATTAAGGCGCCTCAGTTGGGATAAAAAGCCCACGTACGTTGGTGCGTGGGGCCTTTTCCTTTAACGttatcttttccttttttttgttagaCTAATAGATCTAACTGGCTTGTTTAAGCCGTCAGATCAAAACCAACAACTTGATCTCCTCGTACTTGAGGAAGAGGAGGGTGTCCGGCCTGGCTACGCTCTCCTCCCAGTACTCGAGGCAGTGGTCCCAGAAGGGGCCGTAGGGCGAGAACCCCTCCCAGAACATGCCGTAGGCGTCGTCCATGGACAGGCCGGCGCCGCCACCCCGTGCGACCAGCTTGTTCTCGAAGTGCAGCCTGAAGATGAGTGTGTCCTTGGGGTCCCGGCACAGGTACACGACGCGGCACCCAAGCGACCGCGTCTCCGGCCGGAGCAGCGACATGGGCATGTGCGTGGCGAGGAGCCTCGGGGACGGGAGCGCGCTGAGGTCAACATGGCCGCCAGCAGCGCCCGGGATCTCGATGAACGGCACGAGGTGCTGTGGGTGGCGGGTGAGAAGCGGGTGATCGGCGGCACCGAGGTCGTGACGGGACCGGGTGGCAATGGCGAAGGCGAGGGCCTTGAGCCAGGTGGTGCCGCACTTGGGCTGCGTGGCgaggacgacgtcgtcggcgcGGGGCGCGAAGGCCTGTCTGGCGTGCAGGACCCCATCCAGGATCCCCGGTTTGAACCAGTAGCCCTTGTACTGGATGAGCGGCTTCGGCCACCCCTCCCTTGACGGGAGCGAGGATATGAAGCCCTTGAGGCTCTCTTCGGATAGGGCGTCTTCCGGTGAGCTCTCGGTGGCGGTGGCGCTCTCTGGTGaactcatcggtggagctggagcTGGTGCTGCCGGTTGGGCCATGGCTGGTGTGGGAGGGGAGGCGAAGCTGGCCGTCTTGGCTATGATTTGAATGGGTGTTGGTGCGGTCACCACATCGAGCCGTTATAGTTTATGGAGGGAGCATGATCTCGTGGCGCCTAAACTAATTACAAATTTAGAACACGACGCATCCGAGACTTACTTTAATTCTGACGCATGCATACATGGCTCCAACGACTCGCACTAATCAGATCGTGCACTCCAACGACTCGCCTTTAGATGATTGCATCGAAAATAATGCTACTTCATCCCAACCAAAAAATATATATCCAATCCAAGTACATCTACTGGTTACATACATAGCACCAGAAGGATGCAACAAACATGACAAAGATTTCAAGAATATATTACAAGGTAAAAGGAAGCATATCATTCTATGGACATGCAAAATAACACATCTCATCTTCATCAATCTTATTGCATGCCATACATATTCGATCAGCAACTCACGCTCGTTGAGCATAGCAATCACGCTTAGATGTCTCACCTTTAGATCAAGTTGTGGTGGCACCTCCGGTGTCTACAAATCAATCCAAGATTTctttttttgaaactatgatgatttttatagcaaattcggaaactatacatCCTGATGCATAAGAATCGAatctatgaccccgtcggcctcctgCTGGCCGAAGATGAGCTTTTCGGCCAACTCCAAGCCGAAGTAGAGTCTTCGGTCTACTTGCGGCCGAAGAGTGATGGAACAAGGCCGAAGAGCACTCTTTGGTCATCTGTAGGTCGAAGAGTACTCTTTGGTCATCTGTAGGCCAAAGAGTCCTCTAGGAGCCATGCAACTTCGTCCTGCCGTTTAAGCGAAGAGATGGGTCCTAGAGGACTCTTCGGCCTACAGATTACCAAAGAGTACTCTTCGGCCTACAGATGACCAAAGAGTGCTCTTCGGCCCTGTTCCACCACTCTTTGGCCGCAAGCAGACCGAAGACTGTACTTCGGCCTGGAGTTGGCCGAAAAGCTCATCTTCGGCCAGCAGGAGGCCGACAGGGTCATAGATTTGATTTTTATGCGTTCAGTCATacagtttccgaatttgctataaaaaacaTGATAGTTTCAAAAAAATCTCAATCCAAGACCTTAAGGCCCAAACCTTTACCTCATAATCCCACATCACAAAAGCATCTACAATATGATGCCATTAGAACCGGCACACGTCGCAAGTgcatgacccatcttcaccagtgATGCCTGAAGATAAAGTAGGGTTGGACAACGCATCAATCAGAATGTCTCAGCCACGGTGTTGAATACTATTGTGTTGCTGAAAACATTATAGTGTTGTGCCAAGCACCAATGTTGTCTGCCACGGTGGGAAACATGCGCATTAGAAGAGCAGGTGATCCATCCAGTGAATGCTCCATTGGCAGTTGCCCGTCCTAAAAAGAAAGTGATCTAGCTGCACCTTCCATTACAACTAACTTGTTACGACTTCACTCCAGTCGCTAGCTTAGCCTTAGTGGCATGGACCTGTCAGGTAAAAATTAGCATTGAAAGTATAACCATTATCTTTCATTCTCCATACTAAGTAGAGTACCCATCATTCTTTAGATGAAGGATGCTGGTAGAAGCTAGTATGCTAGTTCTGAACAATCGGCCATGGTTTGGTTTGGGAAGCAATGGGAGGGGAGCACACTGTCACATAGTCAGGTTGTTGATGTCGAAGAGTCCACCACACTCATGGGACAATACGATGCAGGGCTCGTTACGCTCATGGAACGAGGCAATGAGGAGGCCATCCCACACATCGTGGATCATGGGGTTGTGTTTTGTCAAGGTCGGGATCAGGATACCACATGACAGTCTGGCGCAAGAGCCTGTGATGGGCACCACAATTGCAAAGGACAGATAGATGGCAGTTATAGACTTGGTCGTGATGCTTTATTAGGTCGATGACAAGGAGTATAGGTTGGCAGCAGAGTTGTTCAAGTAGGAACTCATGGGTTGAGGTGGCACACAGTGGCGGCGCCAGGGCCTAGTTATGCAGTTACCTGACTACACATCATTTTGGAAAAACGTACATACGTTTGTAGAGTGAGCTGCAGAGGGGCTAAGCTCAAGGAAGAGTAAGTGGGCTCCATTTTGACCGACGCTGCGATCTGGTCCAACCGAGCCCACGACCAACGCGGCACTACTGGGCGTCTATTCGTCGTCGTCAGCCAGCCTGCTAACATGGCATGTCAGATGAGAGCCCGCCCTGTCAGAATCGTGCTTAAAATGGTCGAAGCGGCAAATAACTCAAACTGGtagtgttttgcaaaaaaaaataccaAAAGTGATAGCATTTGGTTAGGTCTATGTAATGTGGTCATTTTTCGCGATGGAAGCCCCAATTGTGATTGCTTTATGCTATTTACTTGCATTTGAGATGGTATTGTCCATCCATAAACCTTCTAGGCTTTGCTTACATTGGGCGTAATTTTTGTGTGCTCACTGGTATTCAACTCATGTGCATGTAATTAGCATGAAGGTGGCCATCAGTTTTGACATTAGCAACCAGTGCGATGTTGGTATGGTTTTCTCTTATCATTGCTTGTTACACATGCTTTAGTTGTAGTTAATAAACTGATGAACTGAACAAACAAGTTTTCTGGGGGGCACTTGAAATAAATCTATTTACTTTTTGAATGGAGCCTTTTTGTAGGACATAATGGAACCTATAGACATTGTTGCAAGTGGATATGCTAGTTATAGACAGCGGTACATATGGGAGTGGATATGTCTCTCCCCGCAATAAAAGGAACATCCGTCTCGCCTCTGCGTGACACTGTACTGGGTTGTCCCATTAGttagtttgtttgtttgttttgtttctttggttttttccttatttatttacttttgtttgtattccaaaaaaatatgcatatttcaaaattaCTTTACATACATTTTTAAAATTATGCAAATATTTTATACATTGAAAAATAAATTCTGAAATGTTTGAACAGTTTTTAGATAATACTTTATTTTAAATTATGCGAACAGTTTTTTACATTGTGTAGATGTTTTTTTCAAAAATGTTACAAACATTTTGTTGAAACACATGAACATGTTAAAAAGGGTAGTATCTGACATTTTTTTACAATTGTTCACTCATTTCAAGAATATGTTTTGGAATTTTTaagaaatgtttatacaatgtaaaaaatgttcacatagaTGTAAAACTATGTTCGGTACCATTCAAAAAACGTACATGCTTAATTATATTGCAAAAAAAAATGTCAGATACTACCCTTTTTGAATCGTACAATTGTAAAAAAATGTACGATTCAAAAAGGGTAGTATCTGACATTTTTTTACAATTATTCACTCATTTCAAGAATATGTTTTGGAATTTTTCagaaatgtttatacaatgtaaaaaatgttcacatagaTTTAAAACTATATTCGGTACCATTCAAAAAACGTACATgcttattttaaaaatgtttaacatttaTTTGAAAAGTATAtatgtatttgaataaatgttcatcatgtatttgatTAATGTTCAATACATATCTAAAAAAAAGTACGCATGAATACAAAAAATGTACACCGTGCATTGTAAAAAGTCGACATGTACTTTAAagtaaaaaaataatataaaaatggaaacCAAAGTGAGGAAAACTGATAAAAAAGACATAGAAAAACTGAAAGGAAAAGAAACAAATGAAaggttttttcttttttgagacatGCACATGAAAGGTTCTAAAAGCCCTCCCGCAAAAAAGAGGTTCTAAAACCCGTTTATAGCACCTTCTCAAAACCGAATGTGGGAGCATTTTATTTAAGGTTCCGAGAGCTTCTCAACAAGTTTTGGGAAGCTTTTGGATCTTTTTATATCTGATTTCATACTCTTGGtgggttttt is a window encoding:
- the LOC123040197 gene encoding cytosolic sulfotransferase 17-like; translation: MAQPAAPAPAPPMSSPESATATESSPEDALSEESLKGFISSLPSREGWPKPLIQYKGYWFKPGILDGVLHARQAFAPRADDVVLATQPKCGTTWLKALAFAIATRSRHDLGAADHPLLTRHPQHLVPFIEIPGAAGGHVDLSALPSPRLLATHMPMSLLRPETRSLGCRVVYLCRDPKDTLIFRLHFENKLVARGGGAGLSMDDAYGMFWEGFSPYGPFWDHCLEYWEESVARPDTLLFLKYEEIKLLSDPVRVVRRFARFLGIPLTEEEESSRVAEEVARMCSFETLTGLEVNQVGGVSHGNRVHVDNSVF